A genomic region of Streptomyces sp. R33 contains the following coding sequences:
- a CDS encoding alpha/beta fold hydrolase, with protein sequence MTWSERTVVRENVRISCRDWGGSGAPVVLLHGLAGHAGEWDSIAQDLSPRYRVVAVDQRGHGASERRPADVSRAAYVADAVAVVEQLGLQQPVLVGQSLGGHTAMLAAAAHPGFFRALVLVEAGPGGPNRQVQAEIGGWLDSWPRPFPSRGAAVEFLGGGPVGEGWAAGLVERDGGWWPHFDRDVMVESLADIAQRSFWDEWSNVTCPTLAVLGQTGIIAPAEIDEMLRRRPETVALSVAGTGHDVHLERTDVLRHVLHRFLEDVT encoded by the coding sequence ATGACCTGGTCAGAGCGCACCGTCGTCCGTGAGAACGTCCGCATTTCCTGCCGTGACTGGGGTGGATCAGGGGCACCTGTCGTCCTGCTGCACGGGCTGGCCGGCCACGCCGGCGAATGGGACTCCATCGCCCAAGACCTGAGCCCCCGCTACAGGGTCGTCGCTGTCGACCAGCGCGGCCACGGTGCCAGCGAGCGCCGTCCGGCGGACGTCTCCCGGGCTGCGTACGTTGCGGACGCCGTCGCCGTGGTCGAACAGCTCGGCCTCCAACAACCCGTCCTGGTGGGCCAATCGCTGGGCGGCCACACCGCCATGCTCGCCGCTGCCGCGCACCCCGGGTTCTTCCGTGCGCTCGTCCTGGTGGAGGCGGGTCCGGGTGGGCCAAACCGTCAGGTGCAGGCGGAGATCGGGGGTTGGCTCGATTCGTGGCCCAGGCCGTTCCCGTCGCGGGGAGCTGCCGTCGAATTCCTCGGCGGCGGCCCGGTCGGCGAGGGCTGGGCGGCCGGCCTGGTGGAACGCGATGGCGGCTGGTGGCCGCACTTCGACCGCGACGTGATGGTCGAGTCGCTGGCGGACATCGCCCAGCGGTCCTTCTGGGACGAGTGGTCGAACGTGACGTGCCCGACCCTGGCCGTCCTCGGCCAGACCGGCATCATCGCGCCTGCGGAGATCGACGAGATGCTCCGGCGACGGCCGGAGACCGTGGCCTTGAGTGTGGCCGGGACGGGGCACGACGTTCATCTGGAGCGGACGGACGTCCTGCGGCACGTACTCCATCGGTTCCTTGAAGACGTCACATGA
- a CDS encoding DUF998 domain-containing protein, with translation MPHTPTAPHDIVSIPPASRPAARWAVTGGMVAGPLFLAVGLAQGFARDGFDFTRNAISQLALGEAGWVQTVNFLLTGALLIAGAAGLRRVLRGGAGGTWGPVLVGVFAVSFWVAAVFPADAGAGFPVGAPDATVMSGHGAVHMFGGMVGYLALCAAFVVLARPLAALGLRGWAVATRLVPVVVLAGFMASAVSVLAFTAGAGLGLLWLTGVTARLAGTPANRWRSGWRQIM, from the coding sequence ATGCCGCACACGCCGACCGCCCCGCACGACATCGTCTCCATCCCGCCCGCATCGCGCCCGGCGGCGCGGTGGGCGGTGACCGGCGGCATGGTGGCGGGCCCGCTGTTCCTGGCGGTTGGACTCGCCCAGGGCTTTGCGCGGGACGGCTTCGACTTCACCCGTAACGCGATCAGCCAGCTCGCCCTTGGCGAGGCGGGCTGGGTCCAGACGGTGAACTTCCTGCTCACCGGCGCGCTGTTGATCGCCGGCGCGGCGGGACTGCGACGGGTGCTGCGCGGCGGCGCGGGCGGCACGTGGGGCCCGGTCCTGGTCGGCGTGTTCGCCGTGTCCTTCTGGGTCGCCGCGGTCTTCCCGGCCGACGCCGGGGCGGGCTTTCCCGTCGGCGCCCCCGACGCGACCGTGATGAGTGGGCACGGCGCCGTCCACATGTTCGGCGGGATGGTCGGCTATCTCGCCCTGTGCGCCGCGTTCGTCGTCCTGGCCCGTCCGCTCGCCGCCCTGGGCCTGCGGGGCTGGGCCGTCGCCACCCGCCTCGTACCGGTCGTCGTCCTCGCGGGCTTCATGGCCTCGGCCGTCTCCGTCCTGGCTTTCACCGCCGGCGCGGGACTCGGCCTGCTGTGGCTGACCGGGGTGACGGCCCGGCTGGCCGGAACCCCGGCGAACCGCTGGCGCTCCGGCTGGCGGCAGATCATGTGA
- a CDS encoding restriction endonuclease, with the protein MRRRRRSGPTRRRGNPGSEGLILLGLVGLVAVSLIAALLNWLAAHPWVVALLLLAAAGAGGLWLWRRQEAARWEQVRAQGLRYAVEHLDSLHHNDFEFAVRDLMHRDGCSDAQKVGGRGDNGADVKATDPYGRRWVIQCKHRKDGWHGSAVGTPDLQVLNGTGRQIHGGDVLVMLTNGRFSRPALDFAKSQHLHLVDRHLLAQWAGGSHPLWELLRAIPPPRKPNRLS; encoded by the coding sequence GTGAGGCGACGCAGGCGCAGTGGCCCGACGCGCCGCCGAGGGAACCCGGGCTCGGAAGGCCTGATCCTCCTCGGACTCGTCGGACTGGTGGCCGTCAGCCTGATCGCGGCGCTCCTGAACTGGCTGGCCGCCCACCCATGGGTCGTGGCCCTCCTCCTTCTGGCCGCAGCCGGCGCGGGCGGCCTCTGGCTATGGCGACGACAGGAGGCGGCCCGCTGGGAACAGGTGCGGGCGCAGGGCCTGCGCTACGCCGTCGAGCACCTCGACAGCCTCCACCACAACGACTTCGAATTCGCCGTACGGGACCTCATGCACCGCGACGGCTGCTCCGACGCGCAGAAGGTCGGCGGACGAGGCGACAACGGCGCCGATGTGAAAGCCACCGACCCCTACGGCCGCCGCTGGGTGATCCAGTGCAAGCACCGCAAGGACGGCTGGCACGGATCCGCAGTCGGCACCCCCGACCTCCAGGTCCTCAACGGCACCGGCCGCCAGATACACGGCGGCGACGTCCTCGTCATGCTCACCAACGGCCGTTTCTCCCGGCCCGCCCTCGACTTCGCCAAGTCGCAGCACCTCCACCTGGTGGACCGTCACCTCCTCGCCCAGTGGGCCGGCGGCTCCCACCCCCTGTGGGAACTCCTCCGCGCCATCCCGCCACCCCGCAAACCCAACCGTCTCTCCTGA
- a CDS encoding cold-shock protein gives MASGTVKWFNAAKGFGFIEQDGGGDDVFAHFSNIATQGFRELLEGQKVTFDIAQGQKGPTAENIVPA, from the coding sequence GTGGCATCTGGCACCGTGAAGTGGTTCAACGCGGCCAAGGGTTTCGGCTTCATCGAGCAGGACGGTGGCGGCGACGATGTCTTCGCCCACTTCTCGAACATCGCCACCCAGGGCTTCCGCGAGCTGCTGGAAGGCCAGAAGGTCACCTTCGACATCGCGCAGGGCCAGAAGGGCCCGACGGCCGAGAACATCGTTCCCGCCTGA
- a CDS encoding DEAD/DEAH box helicase, producing MNRTRTNDRSSRTRSRTGGPAFGAAAGSERGSRFGSSAPSRSGGPSRSGGPSRSGGYGRRPAAVQGEFALPKTITPALPAVDAFADLDMPAELLAALVAQGVTVPFPIQGATLPNTLAGRDVLGRGRTGSGKTLAFGLALLARTAGQRAEPRQPLALVLVPTRELAQQVTDALTPYARAVKLRLTTVVGGMSIGKQAGSLRGGTEVVVATPGRLKDLIDRGDCRLNQVAITVLDEADQMADMGFMPQVTALLDQVRPEGQRMLFSATLDRNVDLLVRRYLTDPVVHSVDPSAGAVTTMEHHVLHVHGADKHRTTTEIAAREGRVMMFLDTKHAVDRLTQDLLNSGVRAAALHGGKSQPQRTRTLAQFKTGHVTVLVATNVAARGIHVDNLDLVVNVDPPTDPKDYLHRGGRTARAGESGSVVTLVTPNQRRDMTRLMQAAGITPQTTQVRSGEEALNRITGAQAPSGVPVVITAPVVERAKRSAASRGRRRPASTARRVSVRQSAFDAAA from the coding sequence ATGAACCGCACACGTACGAACGACCGTTCCTCTCGGACCCGCAGCCGCACCGGCGGCCCCGCTTTCGGCGCTGCCGCCGGTTCGGAGCGGGGCAGCCGCTTCGGCTCGTCGGCCCCGAGCCGCTCCGGAGGTCCGAGCCGCTCCGGAGGTCCGAGCCGCTCCGGCGGCTACGGCCGCCGACCCGCCGCGGTCCAGGGCGAGTTCGCCCTGCCGAAGACCATCACTCCGGCGCTGCCCGCCGTCGACGCCTTCGCCGACCTCGACATGCCGGCCGAACTGCTGGCCGCCCTCGTCGCGCAGGGCGTGACCGTGCCCTTCCCGATCCAGGGCGCCACCCTGCCCAACACCCTTGCGGGCCGTGACGTGCTCGGCCGCGGGCGCACCGGCTCCGGCAAGACCCTCGCCTTCGGCCTCGCGCTGCTGGCTCGTACCGCCGGGCAGCGCGCCGAGCCCCGCCAGCCGCTCGCCCTGGTCCTCGTCCCCACCCGCGAGCTGGCCCAGCAGGTGACCGACGCCCTCACCCCCTACGCCCGCGCCGTGAAGCTGCGCCTGACCACGGTCGTCGGCGGCATGTCGATCGGCAAGCAGGCCGGATCGCTGCGCGGAGGCACGGAGGTCGTCGTAGCCACGCCCGGCCGGTTGAAGGACCTCATCGACCGGGGTGACTGTCGGCTGAACCAGGTCGCGATCACCGTCCTCGACGAAGCCGACCAGATGGCCGACATGGGCTTCATGCCGCAGGTCACCGCGCTGCTGGACCAAGTGCGTCCCGAGGGGCAGCGGATGCTGTTCTCCGCCACCCTGGACCGCAATGTCGATCTCCTGGTTCGCCGGTACCTGACCGACCCGGTCGTGCACTCGGTGGATCCCTCTGCCGGTGCGGTGACGACGATGGAGCACCACGTGCTCCACGTCCACGGCGCCGACAAGCACCGCACCACGACGGAGATCGCAGCGCGCGAGGGCCGGGTGATGATGTTCCTGGACACCAAGCACGCCGTTGACCGCCTCACCCAGGACCTCCTCAACAGCGGCGTCCGCGCCGCAGCCCTGCACGGCGGGAAGTCCCAGCCGCAGCGCACCCGCACGCTCGCCCAGTTCAAGACCGGACACGTGACCGTGCTGGTGGCGACCAACGTGGCCGCGCGCGGCATCCACGTCGACAACCTCGACCTCGTCGTGAACGTCGACCCGCCGACCGACCCCAAGGACTACCTCCACCGCGGCGGACGCACCGCCCGCGCGGGCGAGTCCGGCAGCGTCGTCACCCTCGTCACCCCCAACCAGCGACGCGACATGACCCGCCTCATGCAGGCCGCCGGCATCACCCCGCAGACCACCCAGGTCCGCTCCGGCGAAGAGGCCCTGAACCGCATCACCGGCGCCCAGGCACCCTCCGGCGTCCCCGTCGTCATCACCGCACCGGTCGTCGAACGCGCCAAGCGCAGCGCCGCTTCCCGGGGCAGGCGCCGGCCCGCTTCGACGGCCCGGCGCGTGAGCGTGCGGCAGTCCGCCTTCGATGCGGCGGCCTGA
- a CDS encoding CBS domain-containing protein has product MTLVQMEPRSANANPVHRTVDDAMEAAGPQVCDDMTVEVALAVMAGARAGHLLVCDEDGLCTGLVTQGRLAAIRDSAAYTDQVRLRDLLGDRGPVTSPVTTMAEAEHAMRYRGLDALPVVDDQGSALGFLALAR; this is encoded by the coding sequence TTGACGCTGGTCCAGATGGAGCCCCGCTCTGCCAACGCCAACCCTGTGCACCGGACGGTGGACGACGCGATGGAGGCGGCCGGTCCACAGGTCTGTGATGACATGACGGTCGAGGTGGCCCTGGCCGTCATGGCCGGCGCCCGCGCGGGTCATCTGCTCGTCTGCGACGAGGACGGCCTGTGCACCGGGCTGGTCACCCAGGGCCGGCTCGCCGCCATCCGCGACAGCGCGGCGTACACGGACCAGGTCCGTCTCCGCGACCTCCTGGGGGACCGCGGGCCGGTCACCTCGCCCGTGACCACGATGGCCGAAGCCGAGCACGCGATGCGCTACCGCGGGCTCGATGCCCTGCCGGTCGTCGATGACCAGGGCAGTGCTCTGGGCTTCCTCGCCCTTGCCCGCTGA
- a CDS encoding SCO5918 family protein: protein MRCVIARFPFDLTKSGVLESMKGVKPEQVIGESVIIGRRTYPVKQVGQVITRQDRRDFSTGEVLRAMTQLGFTCRGLPRAAVPTRVLSPLQQASAMLGIPVTV, encoded by the coding sequence ATGCGCTGTGTCATCGCCCGTTTCCCGTTCGACCTGACCAAGAGCGGTGTCCTGGAGTCGATGAAGGGCGTCAAGCCCGAGCAGGTCATCGGCGAGTCCGTGATCATCGGGCGCCGTACCTACCCCGTCAAGCAGGTCGGCCAGGTCATCACTCGGCAGGACCGGCGCGACTTCAGCACCGGTGAAGTCCTGCGGGCCATGACCCAGCTCGGGTTCACCTGCCGCGGCCTCCCCCGGGCCGCCGTGCCCACGCGCGTCCTCAGCCCGCTCCAGCAGGCTTCCGCGATGCTCGGCATCCCGGTGACCGTCTGA
- a CDS encoding MerR family transcriptional regulator → MTADDSFGRLDDDDYPAYTMGRAADMLGTTQGFLRALGEARLITPLRSAGGHRRYSRYQLRIAARARELVDQGTPIEAACRIIILEDQLEEAQRINAEYRRAAESSAPPPSA, encoded by the coding sequence ATGACAGCAGACGACTCGTTCGGCCGTCTCGACGACGACGATTACCCCGCCTACACCATGGGCCGGGCAGCAGACATGCTCGGCACCACCCAGGGATTCCTCCGCGCCCTCGGAGAGGCCCGCCTGATCACTCCCCTCCGCTCCGCGGGCGGCCACCGCCGCTACTCCCGTTACCAGCTGCGCATCGCAGCCCGCGCCCGGGAACTCGTCGACCAGGGCACCCCCATCGAGGCCGCCTGCCGCATCATCATCCTCGAGGACCAGCTCGAGGAAGCCCAACGCATCAACGCCGAATACCGTCGCGCCGCCGAATCATCCGCGCCGCCGCCCTCGGCCTGA